One segment of Streptosporangium brasiliense DNA contains the following:
- a CDS encoding uracil-xanthine permease family protein, whose amino-acid sequence MVAGWTKHGDGKSLAPGEVVRPDERLSWPRMIGFGAQHVIAMFGATFVFPLVMGLSPNVAIMFSGVATIMFLLIVKGKIPSYLGTSASFVGGVLAIRAIHGGDTPAADAIVTGAILVVGLVLALVGVAIHFLGVQIINRIFPPVVTGAVVMLIGFGLAYVVADVYWPQDQWIALITMLVTFVIIVFFKGFIGRIGILLGLIIGFALSWAADRVFGDITAYNAATATVDTHPRVSFAAVAEAPWIGWPDTFLPDIRFSAVLLVLPAVIALVAENIGHVKAVGEMTGTNVNPYMGRAILGDGAATVVASTFGGSPTTTYAENIGVMAATRVYSTAAYYIAAVIAILFGLCPKFGALVAATPGGVLGGITVILYGMIGLLGAKIWIENQVDFSSPVNMVPVGAGIILAIGPVRQMIGSHFVLEGIALGTIVVVGGYHLLRAISGRPGTGPAARPSEGGTGREEASG is encoded by the coding sequence ATGGTTGCAGGTTGGACCAAGCACGGAGACGGCAAGTCCCTGGCGCCCGGTGAGGTCGTCAGACCGGACGAGAGACTGTCCTGGCCGCGCATGATCGGCTTCGGGGCCCAGCACGTCATCGCGATGTTCGGCGCGACGTTCGTCTTCCCGCTGGTCATGGGCCTGAGCCCGAACGTCGCCATCATGTTCTCCGGCGTCGCGACGATCATGTTCCTGCTCATCGTGAAGGGGAAGATCCCCAGCTATCTCGGGACGAGCGCCTCGTTCGTGGGCGGGGTTCTGGCCATCCGGGCGATCCACGGCGGCGACACCCCCGCCGCCGACGCGATCGTCACCGGGGCGATCCTCGTCGTCGGACTGGTCCTCGCGCTCGTCGGCGTGGCGATCCACTTCCTCGGCGTGCAGATCATCAACCGGATCTTCCCGCCGGTCGTCACCGGCGCGGTCGTCATGCTCATCGGGTTCGGCCTGGCCTACGTGGTCGCCGACGTCTACTGGCCGCAGGACCAGTGGATCGCCCTGATCACGATGCTCGTCACCTTCGTGATCATTGTGTTCTTCAAGGGGTTCATCGGCCGGATCGGCATCCTGCTCGGGCTGATCATCGGCTTCGCCCTCTCCTGGGCGGCCGACCGGGTCTTCGGTGACATCACCGCCTACAACGCCGCGACCGCCACCGTCGACACGCATCCGCGGGTGAGCTTCGCCGCGGTGGCGGAGGCCCCCTGGATCGGCTGGCCCGACACCTTCCTGCCCGACATCAGGTTCTCCGCCGTGCTGCTGGTGCTCCCGGCCGTGATCGCGCTGGTCGCCGAGAACATCGGCCATGTCAAGGCCGTCGGGGAGATGACCGGTACCAACGTCAACCCGTACATGGGCCGGGCGATCCTCGGCGACGGCGCCGCCACCGTGGTCGCCAGCACCTTCGGCGGCTCCCCGACCACCACCTACGCCGAGAACATCGGGGTCATGGCCGCGACCAGGGTCTACTCGACGGCCGCTTACTACATCGCCGCCGTCATCGCGATCCTGTTCGGCCTGTGCCCCAAGTTCGGCGCGCTGGTCGCGGCGACCCCCGGCGGCGTGCTCGGCGGCATCACCGTGATCCTCTACGGCATGATCGGCCTGCTCGGCGCCAAGATCTGGATCGAGAACCAGGTGGACTTCTCCAGCCCGGTCAACATGGTCCCGGTCGGGGCGGGCATCATCCTGGCCATCGGCCCGGTCCGGCAGATGATCGGCTCGCACTTCGTCCTGGAGGGCATCGCCCTGGGCACCATCGTGGTGGTGGGCGGCTACCACCTGCTGCGGGCGATATCCGGCAGGCCCGGGACCGGGCCGGCCGCGCGGCCCTCCGAGGGCGGGACGGGGCGGGAGGAGGCGTCCGGGTGA
- a CDS encoding FAD binding domain-containing protein codes for MKPPPFDYHAPRSVGEALDALDAAGEHGKVLAGGQSLIPMLNMRLAAPGCLVDINRLTELATVDVEPGGVRVGALARHAQVERSGRVAAAQPLLRQALRLVAHPVIRNRGTVVGSLVHADPAAELPAVLTLLGGSVRLARRGATRDVPAADFFTGPLESAAGPGELAVSALFPLLSPRSGTAFREVARRHGDYALAGIAALISLDDDLRITGARVACVSVGPVPVLVDVTDACGHRPPASADWAAAARAVQERIEPEADIHATAHYRRHLAGVLTQQALRDAAREALDA; via the coding sequence GTGAAACCGCCTCCCTTCGACTACCACGCCCCCCGCTCCGTCGGCGAGGCGCTCGACGCCCTCGACGCGGCCGGCGAGCACGGCAAGGTGCTCGCCGGCGGGCAGAGCCTCATCCCGATGCTCAACATGCGGCTGGCCGCCCCCGGGTGCCTCGTCGACATCAACCGGCTCACCGAACTGGCCACCGTCGACGTGGAGCCCGGCGGCGTCCGGGTCGGCGCGCTGGCCAGGCACGCCCAGGTGGAGCGCTCCGGGCGGGTCGCCGCCGCCCAGCCGCTGCTGCGCCAGGCGCTCCGGCTGGTCGCCCACCCGGTGATCCGCAACCGGGGCACGGTGGTGGGCAGCCTGGTGCACGCCGACCCGGCCGCCGAACTGCCCGCCGTACTCACCCTTCTCGGCGGCTCGGTACGGCTGGCCCGGCGCGGCGCCACCCGGGACGTCCCCGCCGCGGACTTCTTCACCGGCCCCCTGGAATCGGCGGCCGGACCGGGCGAGCTGGCCGTCTCCGCGCTCTTCCCCCTGCTCTCCCCGCGCTCGGGCACCGCCTTCCGCGAGGTCGCCAGACGGCACGGCGACTACGCCCTGGCCGGGATCGCGGCGCTGATCAGCCTGGACGACGACCTCCGGATCACCGGGGCCAGGGTGGCGTGCGTGAGCGTGGGCCCCGTCCCGGTGCTCGTCGACGTCACCGACGCCTGCGGCCACCGCCCCCCGGCCTCGGCCGACTGGGCCGCGGCGGCCCGCGCCGTGCAGGAGCGGATCGAACCGGAGGCGGACATCCACGCGACGGCCCACTACCGGCGCCACCTCGCCGGCGTCCTGACCCAGCAGGCCCTCCGGGACGCGGCGCGGGAGGCCCTCGATGCGTGA
- a CDS encoding (2Fe-2S)-binding protein — protein MNIAITLTVNGVVRQAEVPARRLLSDCLRHDLGLTGTHVGCEHGVCGCCTVLLDGEPVRSCLTFAVTVDGHDITTVEGLSAPGGAMSPVQRAFAECHGLQCGFCTPGFLCTVTALLRDNPAPTDEEVLEGISGNLCRCTGYQNIVKSVHRAAEIMAEEP, from the coding sequence ATGAACATCGCGATCACACTGACCGTCAACGGGGTGGTCCGGCAGGCCGAGGTGCCGGCCCGGCGGCTGCTGTCGGACTGCCTGCGGCACGACCTCGGCCTGACCGGCACGCACGTCGGATGCGAGCACGGGGTGTGCGGGTGCTGCACGGTCCTGCTGGACGGGGAGCCGGTCCGGTCATGCCTGACGTTCGCCGTCACCGTGGACGGGCATGACATCACCACGGTGGAGGGGCTCTCCGCCCCCGGCGGCGCGATGTCGCCGGTGCAGCGCGCCTTTGCCGAGTGCCACGGCCTGCAGTGCGGCTTCTGCACCCCGGGCTTCCTGTGCACGGTCACCGCCCTGCTGCGGGACAATCCGGCGCCGACCGACGAGGAGGTGCTGGAGGGCATCTCCGGCAACCTGTGCCGGTGCACGGGCTACCAGAACATCGTCAAGTCCGTCCACCGCGCGGCCGAGATCATGGCGGAGGAACCGTGA